The Zalophus californianus isolate mZalCal1 chromosome 8, mZalCal1.pri.v2, whole genome shotgun sequence genome has a segment encoding these proteins:
- the LOC113938121 gene encoding inositol oxygenase-like, producing the protein MKMKMAVGPDPSLVYWPDVDPEVAKDKGSFRNYTSGPLLDHVFATYKLMHTQQTMDFVRKKHTQFGGFSYKKMTVLEAVDMLDRLVDESDPDGDFPNSFHAFQTPEGIRKAHPDKDWFHLVGLLHDLGKVLVLRGEPQWVVVGDTFPVDCRPQASVVFCDSTFQDNPDLQDPGYSTELGMYQPHHSLENVLMSWGHDEYMYQMMKFNKFSLPPEAFYMVRFHSFYRWYTGGDDRQLCSEQDLAMLPCVQEFNKFDLYTKSPELPDVDALRPYDHGLIDKYCPGVLSW; encoded by the coding sequence atgaagatgaagatggcTGTGGGCCCAGACCCTTCCCTGGTCTACTGGCCTGATGTGGACCCAGAGGTGGCCAAAGACAAGGGCAGCTTCCGCAACTACACATCTGGCCCACTCCTGGACCATGTCTTTGCCACGTACAAGCTTATGCACACGCAGCAGACCATGGACTTCGTCAGGAAAAAGCACACCCAGTTTGGGGGCTTCTCCTACAAGAAAATGACCGTCTTGGAAGCTGTGGACATGCTGGACAGGCTGGTGGACGAGTCGGACCCAGATGGGGACTTCCCCAATTCCTTCCATGCCTTCCAGACCCCTGAGGGCATCCGGAAAGCCCACCCTGACAAGGACTGGTTCCATCTCGTGGGGCTGCTGCATGACCTGGGGAAGGTCCTGGTTCTGAGAGGGGAGCCCCAGTGGGTGGTCGTTGGAGACACCTTCCCAGTTGACTGCCGTCCCCAGGCCTCTGTGGTTTTCTGTGACTCCACCTTCCAGGACAACCCGGACCTCCAGGATCCTGGATACAGCACGGAGCTCGGCATGTACCAGCCTCACCACAGCCTGGAGAACGTCCTCATGTCCTGGGGCCATGACGAGTACATGTACCAGATGATGAAGTTCAACaaattctctcttcccccagAGGCCTTCTACATGGTCCGATTCCACTCCTTCTACCGTTGGTACACGGGTGGCGACGACCGGCAGCTGTGCAGTGAGCAGGACTTGGCCATGCTTCCCTGCGTGCAGGAGTTTAACAAATTTGACCTCTACACCAAGAGTCCCGAACTGCCAGATGTGGACGCGCTGCGGCCCTACGACCACGGCCTCATCGACAAGTACTGCCCTGGTGTGCTGAGCTGGTGA